One genomic window of candidate division WOR-3 bacterium includes the following:
- a CDS encoding branched-chain amino acid transaminase, whose amino-acid sequence MGLEETKSKYVWINGKYVPWADANIHICSHVIHYGSGVFEGIRCYKTPKGPAIFRQKEHTDRLFNSAKIYRMDVPFTKEQVNAAMVELIQKNGLEECYVRPIVYRGYKELGVNPFTCPVDIALITWYWGKYLGPEALEQGVDVMVSSWNRMAPNTFPAMSKTCANYMNSQLIKMEAIKYGFVEGIALDVNGFLSEGSGENLFIIKDGVIYTPPLHATILPGITRATVITLARDLGFELKETMMLREFLYIADEVFFTGSAAEVTPIRSVDKITIGAGKCGPITKQLQQAFFAVIDGKSPDKYNWLTFVR is encoded by the coding sequence ATGGGTCTTGAGGAAACGAAGTCCAAGTACGTCTGGATAAACGGCAAGTATGTGCCGTGGGCGGACGCAAACATACACATCTGCTCGCACGTCATTCACTACGGCTCGGGCGTGTTCGAGGGCATCCGCTGCTACAAGACGCCCAAGGGACCGGCGATCTTCCGGCAGAAGGAGCACACCGACCGGTTGTTCAACTCCGCCAAGATATACCGGATGGACGTCCCCTTCACCAAGGAACAGGTGAATGCGGCGATGGTGGAACTGATACAGAAGAACGGGCTTGAAGAATGCTACGTCCGGCCGATTGTCTACCGCGGCTACAAGGAGCTGGGCGTCAATCCCTTCACCTGCCCGGTCGATATTGCGCTCATCACCTGGTACTGGGGCAAGTACCTCGGGCCAGAGGCGCTCGAGCAGGGCGTGGACGTGATGGTCTCGTCGTGGAACCGGATGGCGCCGAACACCTTCCCGGCGATGTCGAAGACGTGCGCCAACTACATGAACTCGCAGCTCATCAAGATGGAAGCCATCAAGTACGGATTCGTCGAGGGCATCGCGCTCGACGTCAACGGCTTCCTCTCCGAGGGCTCGGGCGAGAACCTGTTCATCATCAAGGACGGGGTCATCTACACGCCGCCGCTCCACGCCACGATCCTGCCCGGTATAACCCGCGCCACGGTCATCACCCTGGCTCGGGACCTCGGTTTCGAATTGAAGGAGACAATGATGCTGCGCGAGTTCCTGTACATCGCCGACGAGGTCTTCTTCACCGGCAGCGCGGCCGAGGTCACGCCCATCCGTTCAGTCGACAAGATCACCATCGGCGCGGGCAAGTGCGGGCCGATCACCAAGCAGCTCCAACAGGCCTTCTTCGCTGTCATCGACGGCAAGAGCCCGGACAAGTACAACTGGCTGACGTTTGTCCGGTAA
- the rpiB gene encoding ribose 5-phosphate isomerase B: MKVALGADHRGFALKEELKRWLTARGHTVVDCGPDSVDRVDYPDYAFKVAGAVARDRADRGVLICSTGIGMCIAANKVRGVRAALADSVRLARLSREHNDSNVLCLGADVVTGVQARRIVGVWLGAEFAGGRHSLRLDKIARYR, translated from the coding sequence GTGAAGGTCGCGCTCGGCGCGGACCACCGCGGGTTCGCGCTCAAAGAGGAACTCAAGCGCTGGTTGACCGCCCGGGGTCACACCGTGGTCGATTGCGGGCCCGATAGTGTGGATCGAGTCGACTACCCCGACTACGCCTTCAAGGTTGCCGGTGCCGTTGCCCGGGATCGGGCCGACCGCGGTGTCCTGATATGTTCGACGGGCATCGGCATGTGCATCGCCGCGAACAAGGTGCGGGGGGTGCGGGCGGCACTGGCAGACAGCGTCCGGCTGGCCCGCCTCTCACGCGAACACAACGACTCGAACGTGCTCTGCCTCGGGGCGGATGTCGTCACCGGCGTGCAGGCCCGGCGGATTGTCGGAGTGTGGCTTGGGGCCGAATTCGCGGGCGGCCGGCACTCGCTGCGCCTGGACAAAATCGCGCGCTACCGCTGA